The proteins below come from a single Acinonyx jubatus isolate Ajub_Pintada_27869175 chromosome A1, VMU_Ajub_asm_v1.0, whole genome shotgun sequence genomic window:
- the LOC106978319 gene encoding G-protein coupled receptor 183: MMDTKMDNNFTTPSAATQESDCDLYSHHNTARILMPLHYSIVFIIGLVGNVLALVVIVQNRKKINSTTLYSTNLVISDILFTTALPTRIAYYALGFDWRMGEALCRITALVFYINTYAGVNFMTCLSIDRFFAVVHPLRYNKMKRIEHAKGICIFVWIVVFAQTLPLLIKPMSKQEEERTTCMEYPNFEETKSLPWILLGACFIGYVLPLLVILICYSQICCKLFKTAKQNPLTEKSGVNKKALNTIIFIIVVFVLCFTPYHVAIIQHMIKKLQSPDLLECSQRHSFQISLHFTVCLMNFNCCMDPFIYFFACKGYKRKVMKMLKRQVSVSISSAVKSAPEENSREMTETQTMIHSKSLNGK, encoded by the coding sequence ATGATGGATACAAAAATGGACAACAATTTTACTACACCCTCTGCAGCAACTCAGGAAAGTGACTGTGACCTCTATTCACACCACAACACAGCCAGGATACTAATGCCTCTGCATTACAGCATTGTCTTCATAATCGGGCTTGTGGGAAATGTGCTAGCCTTGGTTGTTATtgttcaaaacaggaaaaaaatcaactctaCCACCCTATATTCAACAAATCTGGTGATTTCTGACATACTTTTTACCACTGCTTTGCCTACACGGATAGCCTACTATGCACTGGGCTTTGACTGGAGAATGGGTGAGGCCTTGTGTAGGATAACTGCTCTCGTGTTTTACATCAACACATACGCAGGTGTGAACTTCATGACCTGCTTGAGCATTGACCGGTTCTTTGCTGTGGTGCACCCTCTGCGATAcaacaagatgaaaagaattgaACATGCAAAAGGCATTTGCATATTTGTCTGGATTGTAGTATTCGCTCAAACACTCCCACTGCTCATAAAACCTATGTcaaagcaggaggaagaaaggactACATGCATGGAGTATCCGAactttgaagaaacaaaatctctTCCCTGGATTCTGCTGGGTGCGTGTTTCATAGGATACGTGCTCCCTCTCCTAGTCATTCTCATCTGCTATTCTCAAATCTGTTGCAAACTCTTTAAAACTGCCAAACAAAACCCACTGACTGAGAAATCTGGTGTAAACAAAAAGGCTCTcaacacaattatttttataattgttgtgtttgttctctgtttcaCACCTTACCATGTTGCAATTATTCAACACATGATTAAGAAGCTTCAGTCTCCTGATTTACTGGAATGTAGCCAAAGACATTCGTTCCAGATTTCTCTGCACTTTACGGTATGTCTGATGAACTTCAATTGCTGCATGGAccctttcatatatttctttgcaTGTAAAGGGTACAAGAGAAAGGTTATGAAGATGTTGAAGCGTCAGGTCAGTGTATCAATTTCCAGTGCCGTGAAGTCAGCCCCTGAAGAAAACTCCCGTGAAATGACAGAAACTCAAACAATGATACATTCCAAGTCTTTAAATGGAAAGTAA